A region of the Penicillium psychrofluorescens genome assembly, chromosome: 6 genome:
GGTGGCGGGggtattattattgattgATCCACGGATGAAATCTGATTTTTTTGGGGGATTGAattggcattggcattggcattggcatgGACAGAGGCGCTTTGATTTCGGAATTTACTTGCTTGCATTTTCATCACCATCTTGCTTGGAGCGAGCTTGCTTCTTCTTTAGCATCTATCAGGTAGTTATAGTTAACTAGTATTCGGGAGAGTGGGTTATGTCCCAGACTCGTTCGGTTTCTATTCAACTGTTGAACTTTTGCTCAATTCCATTCCATCCTCCGCTCTAacttcttttctctctctttaCCCTCTCTATCTAATACTGTGGCTTATCCTGCAGACATGCAAACGACGAAAAAGCCGTGCTCGACTTGGCACCATCCGACGTAGATAGACAGAGACATAGACATGAACATGAACTAGCAAGAAACTGTGTAGCAGAACGTGGGGGAGCAATAACAAAAATAAAGGACCGCAGAAAGAAGGGGGCATACACACTCGGAAAATGCAATGGTTGTCTAgtatttttttctctcagAGGCAAATAAGTAgcatcaatcaatcatcTCTTGTGGCTAATTCATTATATCGACAAGCAGGCTAGAAGGAACACTGTGTGTGCTTTGTTCGATGACGAAAAGATGGGGCAGAAACCCGGACAGAGGTGAAACGGAACGAGACGAGACAAGCATGAACATAGATATGCGCAGAGGGGTAGGGCaaagggcaagggcaagggcaaaaATGAATGATAATATATTCGCCAGCAGATATAATAAGCAGAAGATCAAACgcacagaaagaaagatcaaTGCTGCACGTCCATGCCGCGCTGCAGCGACGCTTCCAGATCGTTCGGGggaccgccgccgagaacCGCCTCCTGGGGCTTGGGCTCCTCAGTCTTCCAGGCGTGTTGCTGGTTATCCGGGATAGGGATATTAGTCTGCTGAgccatctgctgctgctgggcagccTGGGCCTGAGACTGCTGGCGCACAGTCGCGCGGAAGCGGACGACTTCATCGAGAATCATGCGGCGCATCTCCGGGACGTCGTCGACGACTTCGAACTGGAAGTCAAAGGTTGTGGGGCAGGTGGGCTCGTCGGAGGCATCGTGCCAGATGTGGAGGTAGGGGTGCTcgagggcttcttcgacaGAGACGCGCGACGACGGGTCAAAGGCCAGCATGCGGTCTAGCAGATCCAGGGCGTCGGGGTTGGCGTTCGGGAACAGCCGCTGGAAGACAACCTTGGGCATGAAGGGGAGGTTGCGCACGTACTCTTGGGCACGGGGAGATCCGATGCGCGACAGGGTCTCTTCGTTCGGTGTGCCCAGGTAGTGCAGGATCTGGTTCAGCTGATCGACGTAGTCGCGGCCCTTGAAGAAGGGTCGGCCGCCTagcagctcggccaggatgcAGCCCACTGACCACACATCAACTAGAAAATGGTTGTTAACAATGGCATGACCAGAAAGAGAGGGGAGACGACGTACTGGCTTTGGTGTAGCTCTGGAAGCTCAGCATGATCTCGGGCGCGCGGTACCATCTCGTCGCCACGTACTCGGTCATGTACCCGGCGTTCTCCTCCGGGTCGATAGAGAAGCCACGGGCCAGACCGAAGTCACAGATCTTGAGCTCGCAGTCCGCATTGACCAGCAGGTTGCCGGGCTTCAAGTCCCGGTGCAGCACATTGGCCGAATGGATGTACTTGAGCCCGCAGAGGATCTGGTAGATGAAGGATTGGAAGTGTGCGTCCGTCAATGGCTGTCCGGAGCGAATGATAGCCGCCAAGTCACATTCCATCAGTTCTGTGATGGAGTTAGAAAGAGAGCACTCGTGTAAAACAGGGCAGGCTGCCTACCTTCGTAGAGATATGTTTCGTTGAAGTTATCCGGTCGGGGAATGTCCATGTCGTATAGACAAGTGATCTAGCACCGGTCAGCCTCAGTCAATCCCCGAGAAAGAGAAATCACATACATTGCGGTGGCCACGGAAATGCTGGAGCAACTTAATCTCCCGCAGAGCCCGCTtggccaggatcttcttgctgaaCACATTGGTGACCTTCTTGACGGCGACGCCTTCGCCGGTCTGGGTGTTGGTCGCAGCACTGTTCACAGCGAGGGTTAACACTACCATCCTCTCTTTGGCTAGGTGACCGGGAAACCCCACCAGACAATACCGTATGCGCCCTGGCCCAGCTCCTTGGTGACATTGTAATTGTCGTTGACGATGAAATCCTGGTTGAAGACCTTGAAGACCTTGCGACCTTGCAAATCCGCCATGGTGTCGGAGTGTGATCGGAGTGTGATCGGAGTGTAGGAGGTGTGAATCGAGAGAAAGGGGGAGGGATCCTCGAAGCGAGTGTGATGGGATTCCAAAGCCCCGCAGTATCGCGCGGGAGATTGAACAGGGGAGAGTTCGCTTCGGGCGCAGGCTACTGCACGGGAGGGCAGCAGAGGATTCGAATATTCTGGAAGGATTCGGGTCTGGAAGCGACAGAAATGAGGCTCAATCGAACCTGATGACGTggagggaggggagggggaggggtgaggtggtggtggtgatggtggttggtggggaGTGTGAAGGGAGATGGTGTAGTGAAGAGTGGACTtaaagaagaggaagaagagaaggaagagaagaacaagaagagagaagaagcagTTGAGGACAAAGAGGCCAAACCACGATCCAAAGTGAATGAAAACAAGTCAAGAGTTGTCCGAGGGGCAGAACTAAGAGTGAAGTGGAGGCAGAACGTGGGCCAGTCTCGACCGCGTCTGAAACAAACACTCTCGAGTCTTTCACTACGACAAGGAAACGACGGAACGACCGTAACGGCTACATAATATAGACTCCAGATTCATCCCTCCGATCGCGATCTGGCCTTCGTCGATTCAGCCCTACGAAGAAGGTCCGGTCCATGGATCCCGGAATTAGGGCTGTGGATCCCAACGGTGCTTGGATTTCCCTTGTCtctcccgccgccgctcctTATCAGAGATCATGGCTGGGCGTCCACCAGTCAGCCCCGGGGAGAACATCGTGAGCTCCACGTCGCCCAAGACAGGAAAATGGTTTTCTTAGAAATACCGTTTTCGCAGAGAATTTCCAACGACCATATTTGCATCAAGGGTCCCGTCGTGCGAGTATAAGGCTCTGTTTACTCTACTACATTAATTATGTATGGGGATATATTAGTGGAATACAGTAGAGTATCCGCATGTACTTCATTTCACTTTCCGTAATTCGGTAACACATATCTTCCCTACAGTGCGTTTTCCATCCGACGCTCCTTGCGCAATGCCCGGAGCTTGGCCCGTACGTCGTCTAGGGGGACCATGACACCCAGTTTCTGGGTGGCAGGATCGTCGCGATTTCTCACGTTAACAGAGCGCGACTCCTTCTCTTGGGCGCCGACGACTGTGAGGGTATTAGTATTTTTTCCCCGTAAATAGAAAAGAAGTTAACCTACCGAAGATAAAGTTATAACTCGATAATTGTGCCGAGCGAATTTTCTTTTGCAAAGTGTTGCCGctgatgtcgatgtcgacgTTCAGTTTGTCACCCTggaggatctgctgcagctcctcgacgTAATCGTTGACAGTGGGCATGACGGGCACGATCATAATCTGGCGAGGACTGATCCAGAACGGCCACTTGCCACCATAGTGCTCGATCAGGATGCCCAGGAACCGCTCGAAactgccgatgatggcgcGGTGGATGACCACGGGGCGGGCACGGCCGGGGCCGGGCTCGTTCGCCTTGGTCTCGCCCTCCTTGGCTTCGGACTTCTCATTGGTCATGTACTCCAACTTGAAGTTGACGGGAGCCTGGTAATCCAGCTGGATGGTGGCACACTGGAACTCGCGCTTGAGGGcgtcggcgatggtgatgtcgATCTTCGGGCCGTAGAACGCACCGTCGCCCTCATCGATGAACCAGTCGTTGCCCTTGAATTTGGTCATGGCCGccttcagctgctcctcggcaTAATCCCAGGTCTTTTTCTCACCGAGATACTTCTCAGGGCGGGTAGAGAGCTTCAGCTGGAAG
Encoded here:
- a CDS encoding uncharacterized protein (ID:PFLUO_008751-T1.cds;~source:funannotate) — protein: MADLQGRKVFKVFNQDFIVNDNYNVTKELGQGAYGIVCAATNTQTGEGVAVKKVTNVFSKKILAKRALREIKLLQHFRGHRNITCLYDMDIPRPDNFNETYLYEELMECDLAAIIRSGQPLTDAHFQSFIYQILCGLKYIHSANVLHRDLKPGNLLVNADCELKICDFGLARGFSIDPEENAGYMTEYVATRWYRAPEIMLSFQSYTKAIDVWSVGCILAELLGGRPFFKGRDYVDQLNQILHYLGTPNEETLSRIGSPRAQEYVRNLPFMPKVVFQRLFPNANPDALDLLDRMLAFDPSSRVSVEEALEHPYLHIWHDASDEPTCPTTFDFQFEVVDDVPEMRRMILDEVVRFRATVRQQSQAQAAQQQQMAQQTNIPIPDNQQHAWKTEEPKPQEAVLGGGPPNDLEASLQRGMDVQH